CACCTCTTCGAGCGTGCAACCGAAGAACAACCGCCTGCCACTTACAAGTCGCAAGAACACGAGTCGTGGGCCTGGCTTCTTGCCGCGGTGCCTCTGGTGCTATTCACCGTCGGTGTTTCAATGCTGCCGCCGTACGAGTACGACGTCGTCGAATACCACCTCCAATTACCGAAACAATGGTACGAAGCAGGCCAGATCACCGTTTTGCCAGGGAACATCTACTCCGGCATGCCGATGGGCGCCGAGATGTGGGCGCTGTTGCCGATGGTGTTTCAGCCATGGGAAACGGACTGGTACTACGGAGCGCTTACCGGCAAGCTGATCGTGGGACTTTTCACGCTGCTAACTGCCGGGCTGCTGTATGGTGCTGGCAAACGCCTGTCTGGGGAGTGGGCAGCGCGTGCCGCTGCGATATCGGCGTTGGGCACGGCATGGCTCATCTATCAAAGCGGCACTGGTTTGGTCGACGGAGTTTGGGCGTTTTACACCTTGGCTGCCCTTTATCCCGTGCTGTTGGTATTCGCCGCTCAGCCGAAAGATAACGACGGACTACCTTTGACCGGCTTGGCCGTATTTTCTGGCTTGATGGCTGGGATGGCGTTCTCGGTGAAGTACCCAGCCCTTCTGATGGCCGTGTTGCCAGTCTTCGGGATGTGGATTTATGCGGTAAGAACCGACTGGAAACGACTTGGCCTGTATGTTGCCGCCGTTACCGTTGTCGTTTCACCCTGGCTGGCAAAAAACGTCCTCGCGACCGGGAATCCGGTTTACCCGCTTGCTGGAAACGTTTTTTCGACCGACATCCGTTCCCCGTCACAAATCGCCCAGTGGGATCACGCCCATCAGGTGCCCGAAGATGCCAACGGCAATCGCTACTCAACGAAACAATTGATCCAGGGGTTCTGGATCTTCTTGGGCCGCAGCGACTGGATGGGGCTAACAATTGTCCCACTTGCGATCGCCGCATTGTGGATTGCGCCACGTCGACTCTCGATCCCTCTCGCCGTCATGCTGGCCATCTCATGGTTAGTTTGGTGGGGGTTATCGCATCGACTAGAACGCTTCCTGATCCCGGCGATTCCCTTGGGTTGCCTATTGGCCGGATTGGGGGCCCAGCGCATCTCAGAAAACCGCCTCGGCCGCGTCGCTCTCCGTGTTTGGCTGGGATTGGGCCTTTTTACCGCGTTCGCGCTGGTGAACATGTACGATTCGATCAAGCTTGATCCGCAGATCTTCGTTTCGCTGGAAAGCGACAAGAATGTCCACATAACCGACGCCATCGCATTCCTCAATGAACAAGCTTCCCCAGAGGACGTTGTTCTAGCGACCGGTGATGCAGAGTTGTTTTACCTCCAGACGAAGGTCCTGTATCACACCTGCTTCGATGATGCCCCCTTCAAGCCGCTGCTTGCGATGACCGCTCAGCAGCGCCGTGACTGGCTGGCCGAACGCCATGTACAGTGGGTTTATGTCCACTGGGGCGAGATCGCGCGATTCCGCAGTCCCGGCAACTACGGCTTTCCTGAATATGTGACCCGCGAGTTCTTCGAGGAAATGGAGATTCAGGGCATTTTAGAGCGTACCCAGTTTGTACATGGCAACCCAGAAGAGCCTGCGGTGGTGATTTATCGTGTTCGACCTGCCGACGCCCCGTAAGTCTGCCTTGTTCAGTATGCGAATCTGTCATAGGCTGACGGTTTAGAAGAATTGATTCTGCCCCCTCGTTCGCAACGCATTTGCCATGATGGATGGATCCTCCTCACTAGCCCGGGACCGGCGTTCTCAATTAGACGCCGCGGCTAACGCCCCTTCGCTTTCCACCGCGATTCAGCGAACTTCCGACTGGCTGCTGGCCAATCAGCATGCCGATGGTTACTGGTGCGCTGAGCTCGAAGGGGATTCGATCCTCCAAAGCGAGTACATCCTGCTGCTCGCTTGGGCCCGCCGAGAAAACTCGGAAGTGGCTCAAAAGCTCTCGAAGAAACTGCTCAGTCAGAAGCGCGAGGATGGAAGCTGGGCACAGTACCCCGAAGGCAAAATCGACGTCAGCTCGAGTGTTAAAGCCTATTTCGCGTTGAAGCTGACAGGGCACCAGCCGTCGGCGGATTACATGGTCAAAGCCCGCGATGCCATCCTCGAAGCTGGCGGTGCGGACTCGGTGAACAGTTTCACCCGGCTGTACTTGGCACTGCTGGGCCAGATTCCCATGGAGCTTTGTCCGGCGATTCCGCCGGAGATGATCCTGTTGCCTAACTGGTTCCCACTTAACATCTATCGAATGAGCAGTTGGTCGCGGACGATCTTCATTCCGCTGGCCATTTGTTGGGCCCTTCGACCGGTGGTTGATCGCTCTGAAGATTGCTCGATCCGCGAATTGTTCACCAAACCGCCCGAACAGTGGCCGGAACTGCGCTGCCCCGGGCAGGAGAAGTCGAATCGCTTCTTCACATGGGATCGCTTCTTTCGCACCGCCGACAATACCCTGAAACGCATCGAAAAGTGGCGTTTCCGCCCGCTTCGCAAGCGAGCACTCAAAGCATGCGAACAATGGATCCTCGACCGCATGCCAAAGAGCGACGGGCTGGGAGCCATCTTCCCACCGATCTTGTGGAGCATCGTTGCCTTCCGAGCTCTCGGTTACGACGATCAGCACGAAGCCGTGCAGTCATGCTGGAACGAGCTCGATAAGCTGATGATCCACGACGATGAAGAAGGCACGATCCGTATTCAGCCTTGCAAAAGCCCGGTGTGGGATACGACCATCACGCTGCGAGCTTTGGCCGCTGGTCGCCTCGGGGCCGATGTCCCACGTGTTCGCAAGTCGCTCGATTGGCTGCTCTCGAAAGAAGTCCGCGACAAAGGGGACTGGACGAACAACGTTCGCAGTGAACCTGGCGGCTGGTTCTTTGAATTCAACAACGAGTTCTATCCCGATCTTGACGATACGGCGATGGCCTTAATGGCAATGCAGGAACAGTTGGCCGAAATCGGTGTAACGCTGGAAGTACATCCTGGTCAATCGTGGGAAAACACCACGATCCTCACCACCTCGAACAAGATTGCCGTCGAAGACGCGGTCGATCGCACGCTACTGCTCGACAAGATCTCAAGCGCCACCAAACGAGCCCTCGCTTGGAGTGCGGACATGCAAAGTCACGATGGTGGCTGGGGAGCATTCGACAAGAACAACGACGCCGAATTCCTTTGCAAGGTTCCATTCGCCGATCACAACGCAATGATCGATCCCAGTTGGCCCGACCTATCAGCTCGCGTGATCGAGTCGTTCGGGCTTTTGGGTGTGCATCAGCATAGCCGTGGTAAGCTCGGCGACGTAGTCCGAAACGCGATCAGCTACATCCGCGAAAACCAGCACTACGACGGCTCGTGGTATGGTCGCTGGGGCGTCAATTATATCTATGGTACTTGGCAGTGCCTGGTTGGTCTGGTTGCCGTTGGCATTTCGACCGATGACGAAATGATTCAGCGTGGTGCCAAATGGTTAAAAGGTTGTCAGCAGCAATCAGGCGCCTGGGGCGAAACGTGCGACAGCTACGAAAACCCGAACCTGAAAGGGATCGGCACACCGACCCCTTCGCAAACCGCTTGGGCACTGCTCGGCCTAATGGCCGCCGGCGAAGAAGAAAGCCCGGAAGTCCGCAAAGGGATTCAGTACTTGCTTCGTACCCAGAAGGAAGACGGCACATGGGACGAAGAGCCGTACACAGGGACTGGCTTCCCTCGCGTTTTTTACCTTCGATATCACTACTACCGCATCTACTTCCCACTGTTGGCCTTGGCGACATGGGCAAAGAAGACCAATCCAGCAACTGAGGCGTCTCGATGAGTGTCCCGATTTCGCAAATGTGGACCGTCGCGTCGTACGTCCTCAAACAGAAACTACTTGGGCGTAAGCGTTACCCGCTCGTGTTGATGCTGGAACCGCTGTTCCGCTGCAACTTGGCCTGCGCTGGCTGCGGTAAGATTCAGTTCCCAGTCGAGATCCTTCGCAAGCAGTTGACGCCAGAGCAATGCTTCGACGCGGTCGAGCAGTGCGGCGCCCCAATCGTTTCGATTCCAGGTGGCGAGCCCCTGCTGCATCCACAAATGCCGGAGATCGTCGAAGGCTTGATTCAGCGAAAGAAGTATATCTATCTGTGCACCAATGCGCTGAAGCTAGAAAAGGCGTTACCGCAGTTCAAGCCAAGTAAGTACCTCACCTTCTCGGTCCACATGGACGGACCGCGGGAAGAACACGACCATGCCGTCTGTCGGGAAGGTACTTACGATATCGCCGTGAGCGCGATCAAAGCGGCCCTCAAACAAGGCTTCCGCGTTACAACCAACACCACGCTGTTCGAAGGTGCTCAGCCGGAGCGAATCCGTGGCTTCTTCGACGAGATGATGAACTTGGGCGTAGAAGGAATGATGCTTTCTCCTGGCTACAGCTATGAGAAGGCTCCTGACCAAGATCACTTCCTGCAGCGGAACCAGACCTACCGCCTTTTCCGCTCGATTCTGTCGGCTCCGAAAAAGGCCTGGCAGTTCAACCAAAGCCCGTTGTTCGTCGAGTTCCTGAAAGGAAACCACGACCTCGAGTGCACTCCGTGGGGCAACCCGACGTACAATATCTTCGGCTGGCAAAAGCCCTGTTACCTGGTCGACGAAGGGCACACGCAAACCTTTGATCAGTTGCTGGAAGAAGTCGAATGGGCGAACTACGGCACGCAAAGCGGCAATCCCAAGTGTGCCAACTGTATGGTGCACAGCGGATACGAGCCAAGTGCGGTGAACGAAACCTTCTCGTCCCTGGGGGGCCTTCTGAAGACCGCTATGTTGACGTTATTTGGCCCGCCGAAGTCGAACCGACCATTGCCTCAGCTGGAATCGGACGATCGGCTTGATGATTCACATGGACCGAAACGTCCTGAGCACAAGCAAACGGAACTGCCGGTCCTGCAATAGGTAGGCCAGGCAAGGTTAACAGTCTGTTGATGTTCTGCTTCGTTAGCGAGTCATTTAGATTGGGACGAGGGCCAGGCGTGAGTCCGCAGGCATATCCACTAGATATGTCGAGGAATTCACAACGCCGCAATCGCCTCAATCTCAATTACATAGCCGATCTGAGAAATTCGACAGGCTGTTAAGCGTGATCAATCTGCAATCGCTGCGGCAAGCCTTCCGGCATGGGCGTTGAGTCTTGGCATACGAGGCGAACGACATTTCGCTTCGGGGCTAACAGAGCGTCATCGGCGAAAATGACTTGAAACTTAGTACCGTTGGGCCCATCGACGATGCTGCCGTCCACTAAGGCCTTTTCTGGCAGAGAGTGTTGCCAGCTCCAGCGGCGTAGCCAACTGGCAATCTCGTTGAGATCCTTCCCTTGGCTATCGGCGTAGACTTCCAAATCTGCCAAGTCGATTTGACGATTGCCAACGGTCTCGAAGATGATCCAGCGCTCGTCGAGCCACGACAGCCGCAAGTTGGCCAGCAAATCGAACGGCGGCATGCCGACCATCTGCGTTGTCTGAAGAACGTCGCCTAAAAACTCCAGCGGTAAAAGCACTTCCCCGCCTGGGCAAAAGAAGGCAGTGACCTCCGGCAATTCCGACAACGCCCTGACCAACTTCACCAAGGCCAAGAACGAATTAATCCGCTCGTCCCGAGTTTGTGGCGTGCTGGCTCCCTCGAAGAATCGCAGCAGCAGAAAGCCTTGATGCTGATCGACGAACTCGCGGGCCTCTTCCCAACCAGCACTGTGGCGAACGGCGCGAGCCAGGCTGTCGCTGGTTGTACACGGTCCCCACGTGGAAGGATCTTCTAAGGTTTCGGGCCAACGATTAGGAAAGGTATCGACGACAATCACGTCTCCGTCACCACGAAACGCACCGCGAATTTGAAGTCGCGCTGAGCCGTCTGGGGCGTTGCCCTCGATCAGTTCGCACACAAATCCAGCCGCCGTGAGATGCCCGAAAACCGATTCCAATTCCAACGGGCAATCAGTCAGCAGAGCGACCGCTTGTGTACATGCCGTATCGTTCACGGTCGATTCCCCCGAACAAGTTGGACGGATGCGTGAAGCGTGCCGCCAAGTAGTTACTTCGCTGCGTTCTCCGCTTCGGCTTTCAGTTTTTCCAGTTCCTCTGCCGTCGCATCCACGGTTTGACGGATCTGATCTTCGTTGTGACAGCTGGTAATAAAGAACCGCAACCGAGCTGCTTTCTCTTCGACCGCAGGATACATGATCGGTTGAACATTGATCCCGCGAGCGTAAAGGTTCCGCGACAGTTTGAGTGCCAGGAACGAGTTACCGGTAATCACAGGAACCACTGGCGTGTCGTCGCTGTGTCCCGTATCGAGCCCCTTCTCCTTGGCCAGCTTCAGGAAGAGTCGCGAGTTGCTGATGCACTTGGCAACGACTTCCGGATGCTTGTCGATTCGCTTGAGTGCAGCCAATGCTGCAGCGGCATTGGACGGAGGCATGCCGACACTGAACACGAATCCGGGAGCTGTGTACTTGAGGTACTCGATCATCGTCTTCTTGCCGGCGATGTAACCGCCGCAGCTGCCAAACGATTTACTGAGCGTGGCCATCAGAAAGTCGATCCGCGAACCGGGGATGCCGAAATGTTCGCAGATCCCACGACCAGTCTTGCCCATGGTGCCGATCGAGTGAGCCTCGTCGACAAAGAGCAGCGCCTTATACTTCTCTTTGATCTCGACCAGCTTGGGCAAATCGCAGTAGTCGCCGTCCATGCTATATACACCTTCGACGACAATCACGGCGCGGCGATACTTCCCACGCATCTCGGCCAGCATGCGTTCGCAAGCCGCGGTATCGTTGTGCGGAAAGGCGCGGCGTTGGGCCCCCGACAAGATGCAACCTTGCACGAGACTGTTATGAGCGAGTTCGTCGTGAAGGATCAAATCGCCAGGGTTCATTAGATGCCCAATAGTCGTTTCGTTGGTCGAGTGACCACCCACAAAACAAACGGACGACTCGGTCCCAAGGAATTCAGCGATCGCTCGCTCCAGTTCGCCGTGAATCGTTTTCTCGCCAGAAACCACTCGGCTAGCAGATACACTGGTACCGAACTTCTCGATCGCAGCTTCCGCAGCGGCGTTCACTTCGGGATCGCCACTGCTTCCGACGTAGTTGTAGCTACTGAAGCACACGAACTCGCGTCCGCCGATGATGGCTGTGTCGCGAGTCGTTCCCTCGTGAACATCGAAGTAAGGACTTTCCATTCCCATGCGAGCGAAACGCGCGATGCGTTCTTGCAGCTCGATCACTTCCGGGAATTGATCGGTCTGGTAGTCAGCCACTGGGATGTCTTCCAACGCTCGCGCAGGCTTCTCTTTCACCGCAGGAGCTGCCGCTTGGCCGCTGCTGGCGGAGAAATCGCCTTCCACACCAATCAAGCCCGCGACTGCTGTTGCGAGCGTGGTGACCGTCGTATCTTGCGAGAACTCTTCGACCGGGATATCGATTTCAAGCTCGGCTTCGATGCCGTTCTTCAGCTCAATCCCCATCAATGAGTCGAGTCCCACCTCGGCCAGTGGCTTAGAACGATCGAGCTGAGAAGCCGAAATACCAAGCGTCTTCGCTGCTTCGTCGGCGACGTAATCGGCGATGAGCGAAGCTCGCGCGTCTTCATCAGCTTGCTGTAAGCGATCTCGCAGCGAACCGCCACCGGAGCTGGCCACTTTGCGTTCTTGACGATGAATCCTGGCAAGTTCATCGAGTAAGCGGGGATGCTTGTTGCGACCGAATTGTTTGAGGAACTTCGACCAGTCAACAGGGAACACACCGACGTTTGCGTTTCGTGTCGGCAGCAGTTCTTCCAAGGCCAGCAAACCTTGTTGTGGGGCAATCATCCCCAAGCCGATTCCGGCGAACCGACGAGTATCGGCACCGGCCGCCATACCGCCGCCGCTCCATGGTCCCCAGTTCACACTTAGCCCAGGCAAGCCATCTGCCCGCCGCGATGCACAGAGCGCATCCATGAACGCGTTGGCCGCGGCGTAGTTCGCCTGGCCTGGTGAACCAATCATCGCGGCAATTGAGGAGAAGCAGACGAAGAAATCGAGTGGCAGCTGGCGAGTCTGCTGATGCAGATACCATGAACCGTCAACCTTCGCTGGAAGCACTTTAGCGAATCGATGCCACGTTTGTTGAGGCAACGTGGCATCATCGAGCACGCCGGCGGCATGGAATACGCCTGCCAAAGGGGGCAGTTCGGTTTGAATGAAATCGAGCACCGCCGCGACTTGGTCGTAATTGGCGGCGTCCATGGTCGAGATGGTGACTTTCGCCCCAGCCGCTTCCAACGCGGCAATACGATCGGCGGCATCGTCACTGGCTTTTCCACTGCGGCTAGTCAACACGACACTCTTCGCGCCTTGCTCGATTAGCCACTGGCAAACCTCCAGTCCGATCGCCCCGGTTCCGCCGGTAATCAGGTAACTGGCATCGCCCCGCACCAACGGACGTTCGCCCGCAGGAGGCGTCATCTGCAGAATCACTTTTCCGAGATGCTTGGCTTGTTGCATAAAGCGGAAAGCCTCGACGGCATCTTCAATGCGATAAGCTTGCAACGGCAATGGCGTCAATTTGTTGGACTCGAATTGCGGTAGCAAGTCGGCCAGCATCGATGCAATCAACCCCGGCGACTGGCGTTCTTCGTCTCCAAGGTCGAACGGAAAGTAGCTCGCCTTTGGACGAATTTCGGCGAACTGCTCAGCTGTCCAGATACCAATCTTGCCGATCTCGACAAAGCGTCCTTTCTCAGCCAGGCACTCGACGCTCTTCGGGATGAACTCTTGGTTCAAGCTATTTAGGACAACGTCGACGCCAGCGCCGCCGGTATCCTCAAGAATCTGCTGACTGAAGTTCGTCGTTCTCGAATCATAAATTTTTTCGATGCCCAGCTCGCGCAGGAAGTCCCATTTCCCTTGGCTGGCG
The genomic region above belongs to Blastopirellula marina and contains:
- the hpnH gene encoding adenosyl-hopene transferase HpnH, with translation MSVPISQMWTVASYVLKQKLLGRKRYPLVLMLEPLFRCNLACAGCGKIQFPVEILRKQLTPEQCFDAVEQCGAPIVSIPGGEPLLHPQMPEIVEGLIQRKKYIYLCTNALKLEKALPQFKPSKYLTFSVHMDGPREEHDHAVCREGTYDIAVSAIKAALKQGFRVTTNTTLFEGAQPERIRGFFDEMMNLGVEGMMLSPGYSYEKAPDQDHFLQRNQTYRLFRSILSAPKKAWQFNQSPLFVEFLKGNHDLECTPWGNPTYNIFGWQKPCYLVDEGHTQTFDQLLEEVEWANYGTQSGNPKCANCMVHSGYEPSAVNETFSSLGGLLKTAMLTLFGPPKSNRPLPQLESDDRLDDSHGPKRPEHKQTELPVLQ
- a CDS encoding terpene cyclase/mutase family protein, with the translated sequence MMDGSSSLARDRRSQLDAAANAPSLSTAIQRTSDWLLANQHADGYWCAELEGDSILQSEYILLLAWARRENSEVAQKLSKKLLSQKREDGSWAQYPEGKIDVSSSVKAYFALKLTGHQPSADYMVKARDAILEAGGADSVNSFTRLYLALLGQIPMELCPAIPPEMILLPNWFPLNIYRMSSWSRTIFIPLAICWALRPVVDRSEDCSIRELFTKPPEQWPELRCPGQEKSNRFFTWDRFFRTADNTLKRIEKWRFRPLRKRALKACEQWILDRMPKSDGLGAIFPPILWSIVAFRALGYDDQHEAVQSCWNELDKLMIHDDEEGTIRIQPCKSPVWDTTITLRALAAGRLGADVPRVRKSLDWLLSKEVRDKGDWTNNVRSEPGGWFFEFNNEFYPDLDDTAMALMAMQEQLAEIGVTLEVHPGQSWENTTILTTSNKIAVEDAVDRTLLLDKISSATKRALAWSADMQSHDGGWGAFDKNNDAEFLCKVPFADHNAMIDPSWPDLSARVIESFGLLGVHQHSRGKLGDVVRNAISYIRENQHYDGSWYGRWGVNYIYGTWQCLVGLVAVGISTDDEMIQRGAKWLKGCQQQSGAWGETCDSYENPNLKGIGTPTPSQTAWALLGLMAAGEEESPEVRKGIQYLLRTQKEDGTWDEEPYTGTGFPRVFYLRYHYYRIYFPLLALATWAKKTNPATEASR